In Chloroflexota bacterium, one genomic interval encodes:
- a CDS encoding aminoglycoside phosphotransferase family protein: MSRTGVEAKPLWASVPPAVRAETAALLGSPVRRAARIWGGYGPTPTFRLRLADGRGAFFKAVDPSSNEFMHASYTREVRIYRELGGIIAPWAPVFYGAFEQDGWRVALLEDLGPQSVPPWTRSAVRGVARAVGEFHRATLGVALPAWLPQPAENLSREANRWVVLAATNGAQSLAGLAGRQRTAAGRWLDLALPSLIHAARGISATASPHVLMHGDIRSDNLRWSDGRLHLFDWPHAGVGPAEYDAAAFAQTVTVEGGPAPEEIMAWYSERAPVRTDVLDASVAAIAGFFADQAWRPEIPGLPRLRRFQRQQLAVSLAWAARRLRLPDPTWLRHVSV, from the coding sequence ATGTCACGCACCGGCGTTGAGGCCAAGCCGCTCTGGGCGAGCGTGCCGCCGGCCGTTCGCGCCGAGACGGCCGCGCTGCTCGGCAGTCCGGTGCGGCGCGCCGCACGCATCTGGGGCGGTTACGGGCCGACGCCGACCTTCCGTTTGCGGCTGGCCGACGGGCGCGGCGCGTTCTTCAAAGCGGTCGATCCCTCATCGAACGAGTTCATGCACGCCTCGTATACGCGGGAGGTGCGCATCTACCGAGAACTGGGCGGCATCATCGCGCCCTGGGCGCCTGTCTTCTATGGCGCGTTCGAGCAGGACGGCTGGCGCGTCGCCCTGCTGGAAGATCTCGGCCCGCAGAGTGTGCCGCCGTGGACGCGCAGCGCCGTGCGCGGGGTGGCGCGCGCCGTTGGTGAGTTCCACCGCGCGACGTTGGGCGTCGCCCTCCCGGCCTGGCTGCCGCAGCCGGCCGAGAACCTCTCGCGCGAAGCGAACCGCTGGGTGGTGCTCGCCGCCACGAACGGCGCGCAATCGCTGGCCGGGTTGGCCGGCCGCCAGCGCACCGCCGCGGGCCGCTGGCTTGACCTCGCATTGCCATCGCTCATCCACGCCGCGCGCGGCATCAGCGCGACCGCGTCGCCGCACGTGCTCATGCACGGCGACATCCGCTCCGACAACCTGCGCTGGTCCGATGGCCGCCTGCACCTGTTCGACTGGCCGCACGCGGGCGTCGGCCCGGCCGAGTATGACGCGGCGGCTTTCGCGCAGACCGTGACGGTCGAGGGCGGCCCCGCGCCGGAAGAGATCATGGCCTGGTACAGCGAGCGCGCGCCGGTACGAACCGATGTGCTGGACGCCTCGGTCGCCGCCATCGCCGGCTTCTTTGCTGATCAGGCCTGGCGTCCCGAAATCCCCGGCCTGCCGCGCCTGCGTCGCTTCCAACGCCAGCAACTGGCCGTCTCGCTGGCCTGGGCCGCGCGTCGCCTGCGCCTGCCCGATCCCACCTGGCTCAGGCACGTGTCCGTCTAA
- a CDS encoding toxin, which produces MRATFVELPAFNRHRAEYLDDDAFLLLQRLLMENPEAGRVMPGAGGLRKLRFPDPRRGKGKRGGLRIVYYWWTAGSQFWLFTLYDKDEMNDLTPLQRKALREMVKAELEARKKR; this is translated from the coding sequence GTGAGGGCCACGTTTGTTGAACTGCCCGCGTTCAACCGCCATCGCGCCGAGTACCTGGACGATGATGCCTTTCTGCTGCTGCAGCGGTTGCTGATGGAGAACCCTGAAGCTGGCCGGGTCATGCCCGGTGCGGGTGGCTTGCGAAAATTGCGTTTTCCCGACCCGCGTCGCGGCAAGGGGAAGCGCGGCGGCCTGCGAATCGTCTATTACTGGTGGACCGCCGGTTCGCAATTCTGGCTATTCACGCTTTACGACAAAGACGAAATGAATGATCTCACGCCGCTCCAGCGCAAAGCATTGCGCGAGATGGTGAAGGCGGAATTGGAAGCGAGGAAGAAGCGATGA
- a CDS encoding DMT family transporter — protein MPKHVWPYIIGFIAITFWGGTPPATQVAVAGIDALDVGMLRTVLAGALLLPLGLLLRLPRPSNRQGWTELAASAIGGSIGFTLLFSLGVKLTSTAHAALIIAAAPVLTGFIGFALQRRWPRGLWWVGAVIAMIGEAVLIGSRAVGATQGAATVEGDLIVLASVAFVSIGYVGGSRLSARIGTGPATTWALSLAGVLLLPVLLARIAATPLDLSAANAGSWTAMAYLVLAASIGGNAAWSWALGHGGIVHISPLQYIQPVISLVIAVLLFSEVITPPVIVSLVIILAGVILTRVALMRVV, from the coding sequence TTGCCAAAGCACGTATGGCCGTACATCATCGGTTTCATCGCCATCACCTTTTGGGGCGGCACGCCGCCTGCCACGCAGGTCGCCGTCGCCGGCATCGATGCGCTGGATGTCGGCATGTTGCGCACCGTGCTCGCGGGCGCGCTCTTGCTGCCGCTCGGGTTGCTCCTGCGCCTGCCGCGCCCATCGAACCGGCAGGGCTGGACCGAACTGGCCGCCTCGGCGATCGGCGGATCGATCGGTTTCACACTCCTGTTCAGCTTGGGCGTCAAGCTCACCTCGACGGCGCACGCCGCGCTGATCATCGCCGCCGCGCCGGTGCTGACCGGCTTCATCGGCTTCGCGCTGCAGCGCCGCTGGCCGCGCGGGCTCTGGTGGGTCGGCGCAGTAATCGCCATGATCGGTGAAGCGGTGCTGATCGGGTCGCGCGCGGTTGGCGCGACGCAGGGGGCGGCAACGGTCGAGGGCGATCTGATTGTGCTGGCGAGCGTCGCGTTCGTCAGTATCGGTTACGTTGGCGGCAGCCGGCTGTCAGCGCGTATCGGCACCGGGCCGGCCACGACCTGGGCGCTGTCACTGGCCGGTGTGCTGCTGTTGCCGGTGCTGCTGGCGCGCATTGCCGCTACGCCGCTCGACCTGTCGGCGGCGAACGCCGGCAGTTGGACCGCCATGGCCTACCTTGTCCTGGCGGCGTCGATCGGCGGCAACGCCGCCTGGTCGTGGGCGCTCGGGCACGGCGGCATCGTCCACATCTCGCCGCTCCAGTACATCCAGCCGGTCATCAGCCTCGTCATCGCGGTGCTGCTTTTCAGCGAGGTGATCACGCCGCCGGTCATCGTGTCGCTGGTGATCATCCTCGCAGGCGTGATCCTGACGCGCGTGGCGCTGATGCGGGTGGTGTGA
- a CDS encoding right-handed parallel beta-helix repeat-containing protein → MLAVAWGLPVVTSAPRAALAAPAALLVVDNNGDIGGQLCTAAASDCSLRSAVQIANLTPGSTIAFDNDYTITLGSSLFLSGSFTTISNLGVRTIRVDANGAGQAFVITGSDVQIDGLNVYGAPPGSSNIYITGSAVRVIIRHSNIGHLLDGGSCAFTSSYGGIYIDSTGGSLAASDARVWIYANNILCINGTPGDGITLAGTNRVVIGEDEAGNASGAQNTFIGKNNRGVVMTSGAQNNRLRNSGVNGNGQIGLLITGGASYNIVSDSQFGNQLGNGIQIDGGAQSNLIGNDTGQPRTRGNWLFSNSGHGIYISGSATQMNVVQGNNIGTNAAGTAANPNTQHGIVLDNGAAYNYIGFGGEYRNLISGNTQNGVEILNGAQHNLVRGNYIGTNISGTLAIPNLSGVTIYNGAQYNEIGGTISGTQNLVSGNTAFGIYIAGSNTATNTITSNSLGYDRLAGRQLPPNGWDNIMLSDHTHGNIIGGWFTPNAIEYAAGNGITVEAGAQSNQILMNFVSGNSRYGVLFDGSSTASNVISRTSITYNGQTCPGCDGIAERNSAGPNRWTEVSIFANAGLGIDRFVTSDTTNTINPPYLYITGVDPGTGVVSGTADGSGLFALTTVELYRVAVDPSGYGEGIEFVGRANTDANGNWSITDGASASNAPCYTAFTTETFLVFLGSSEFSRSNCSLSLPLIRR, encoded by the coding sequence TTGCTGGCCGTTGCATGGGGGCTGCCGGTCGTGACAAGCGCGCCCCGCGCTGCCCTCGCCGCACCAGCGGCGTTGCTGGTAGTAGATAATAATGGCGACATTGGCGGACAACTCTGCACAGCGGCAGCCAGCGATTGCTCGCTGCGCAGCGCGGTTCAGATTGCCAATCTCACCCCCGGTAGCACGATCGCCTTCGATAACGACTACACCATCACCCTGGGTTCCAGTCTGTTCCTCTCGGGCTCCTTCACGACCATCAGCAACCTCGGCGTGCGGACCATCCGGGTCGATGCCAATGGCGCCGGGCAGGCGTTCGTCATAACCGGCAGCGATGTGCAAATCGACGGGCTGAACGTGTACGGCGCGCCGCCTGGTTCGTCCAATATCTACATTACCGGCTCGGCGGTGCGCGTCATCATTCGGCATAGCAACATCGGGCATCTCCTCGATGGCGGATCGTGCGCCTTCACATCATCTTATGGCGGCATCTACATAGATTCCACAGGCGGGAGTCTGGCAGCAAGCGATGCGCGCGTGTGGATATATGCTAACAACATCCTTTGCATCAACGGCACGCCCGGCGACGGGATCACGCTGGCCGGCACCAACCGGGTCGTCATCGGGGAGGATGAGGCGGGCAACGCCAGCGGCGCGCAGAACACCTTCATTGGCAAAAACAACCGCGGAGTCGTGATGACGAGTGGCGCCCAAAACAACCGTTTGCGAAACTCGGGCGTCAATGGCAATGGACAGATCGGGCTACTGATCACGGGGGGTGCCAGCTACAATATCGTGTCGGACAGTCAATTTGGGAACCAGCTGGGCAATGGCATTCAGATCGACGGGGGCGCGCAATCCAACCTGATTGGCAATGACACCGGCCAACCGCGCACGCGCGGCAACTGGCTTTTCTCCAATTCCGGCCACGGCATCTATATTTCAGGCAGCGCCACGCAGATGAATGTGGTGCAGGGCAACAACATCGGGACGAACGCCGCCGGCACGGCTGCCAATCCAAACACGCAGCATGGCATTGTCCTGGATAACGGCGCGGCATACAACTACATCGGTTTTGGCGGCGAGTACCGCAACCTCATCTCCGGCAACACCCAAAACGGTGTTGAGATTCTGAACGGCGCGCAGCACAACCTGGTGCGGGGCAACTATATCGGCACGAACATCAGCGGCACGCTGGCGATCCCTAATCTCAGCGGCGTGACTATCTACAATGGAGCTCAGTACAACGAGATCGGGGGCACGATTAGCGGGACGCAGAACCTGGTGAGCGGCAACACGGCCTTTGGCATCTATATCGCCGGCAGCAACACGGCCACCAACACGATAACGTCCAACAGCCTGGGTTACGACCGGCTGGCCGGCCGGCAGCTGCCGCCGAACGGCTGGGACAACATCATGCTCAGCGATCACACGCACGGTAACATCATTGGCGGCTGGTTCACGCCGAATGCGATCGAATACGCCGCCGGCAACGGTATCACTGTCGAGGCCGGCGCACAGTCGAACCAGATCCTGATGAACTTTGTAAGCGGCAATAGTCGCTACGGAGTCCTTTTCGACGGCAGTAGCACGGCATCCAATGTGATCAGCCGCACCAGTATCACGTACAACGGGCAGACCTGCCCCGGCTGTGATGGCATCGCCGAGCGGAACAGTGCCGGCCCGAACCGCTGGACGGAGGTCTCCATTTTTGCGAACGCCGGGCTGGGTATTGACAGATTCGTGACCAGCGACACGACGAACACCATCAACCCGCCGTACCTGTACATCACCGGCGTCGACCCGGGCACGGGCGTCGTCAGTGGCACGGCAGACGGCAGCGGCCTGTTCGCGCTGACGACGGTGGAGCTCTATCGCGTGGCGGTCGATCCGAGCGGGTACGGGGAGGGCATCGAGTTCGTGGGCCGGGCCAACACCGATGCGAACGGCAACTGGAGCATCACAGACGGGGCGAGCGCATCGAACGCTCCCTGCTATACGGCTTTTACGACAGAGACATTTCTCGTGTTTCTGGGTTCATCGGAGTTCAGCCGCAGCAACTGTTCCCTATCCTTGCCGCTGATTCGACGGTAG
- a CDS encoding transcriptional regulator → MKGTSKTRRTAERDLFAELTEGLTALAGARQGKRTLRTHAVEYKLPPSITPQELIRLRERLNLSRALFAAYLRTNVRTLENWEQGRAKPNAQAALLIHLVKRYPDTVSRLASL, encoded by the coding sequence ATGAAAGGCACATCCAAGACGCGGCGCACGGCAGAGCGTGACCTGTTCGCTGAATTGACCGAAGGATTGACGGCGCTCGCCGGGGCACGTCAGGGCAAGCGGACCTTGCGCACGCATGCCGTTGAGTACAAGTTGCCTCCGTCGATCACGCCGCAGGAACTGATCCGCTTGCGGGAAAGGCTAAATCTGTCCCGCGCCTTGTTCGCCGCTTATCTGCGCACGAACGTGCGGACGCTGGAGAACTGGGAGCAGGGGCGTGCCAAGCCTAATGCGCAGGCGGCGCTCCTCATCCATCTGGTCAAACGCTATCCCGATACGGTGAGCCGCCTGGCTTCTCTGTGA
- a CDS encoding radical SAM protein: MKLTSLHILLTYRCNRECDHCFVWGSPHQRTTLTLLQIKAILEQAKSVGTITSVYFEGGEPFLYYITLLKAVRYAAELGFSVGIVSNAYWATNHARALNRLRPLVGLVHDLSISNDVYHGKRIQRDHTHIARVAAAELGIPTGEIAIVQPEEHDAPERVGMLPDGESEIMYRGRAAIKLTERSGQHAWSQFDACPHENLREPGRVHVDPFGLIHICQGITIGNLFETPLAELCARYNPDAHPIIGPLMRGGPAALARDYDVSHNEGYADACHLCDQTRRALRSRFSETLAPDPMYGVFESQHRSIMDRKKPSPA; encoded by the coding sequence TTGAAACTCACTAGCTTGCATATTCTGCTAACGTACCGCTGTAACCGCGAGTGTGACCACTGTTTCGTCTGGGGTAGTCCCCACCAGCGAACGACGCTGACATTGTTGCAGATCAAAGCAATCCTGGAGCAGGCTAAATCCGTCGGCACCATCACATCGGTCTACTTCGAAGGCGGCGAGCCGTTCCTGTACTACATCACCCTCTTGAAAGCGGTGCGCTACGCCGCCGAACTGGGCTTCAGCGTTGGTATCGTCTCCAACGCGTACTGGGCCACGAACCACGCCCGCGCGCTCAATCGCCTGCGTCCCTTGGTCGGGCTGGTGCACGATCTCAGCATCAGCAACGACGTGTACCACGGCAAGCGCATTCAGCGCGATCACACGCATATCGCTCGCGTCGCCGCCGCGGAGTTAGGTATCCCGACCGGCGAGATCGCCATCGTGCAGCCAGAGGAACACGACGCCCCAGAGCGTGTCGGGATGTTGCCGGACGGCGAGTCGGAGATCATGTATCGCGGGCGCGCCGCCATCAAATTGACCGAGCGCTCCGGCCAACATGCATGGTCGCAATTCGACGCCTGTCCGCACGAGAATCTGCGTGAGCCGGGCCGGGTGCATGTCGATCCGTTCGGGTTGATCCACATTTGCCAGGGTATTACGATCGGCAACCTGTTCGAGACGCCGCTCGCCGAGCTCTGCGCGCGCTACAACCCGGATGCGCACCCGATCATCGGGCCGCTTATGCGCGGCGGGCCGGCCGCGCTCGCCCGCGATTACGACGTGTCGCACAACGAGGGCTACGCCGACGCCTGCCACCTGTGCGACCAGACGCGCCGCGCACTGCGGTCGCGCTTCTCCGAAACGCTCGCCCCCGATCCGATGTACGGCGTATTCGAGTCGCAGCATCGCTCGATTATGGACAGAAAAAAGCCGAGCCCGGCGTAA
- a CDS encoding penicillin acylase family protein: protein MTDTLPQTDGAIHLSGLHADVEIVRDRWGIPHIRARSTADAFFAQGFVHAQDRMWHMEWDRRRAYGTTAELIGRTGVENDKLSRRLQIERSAKHDWAILNDESRAMVEAYTAGINAFIERTPVPSAEFEALGVEPAPWRPWDCLTIFKIRHVLMGVLFNKTWRLRFLLKAGADKAVTLFPAYRDGQLLIIPPDAVYHDSGAVNAVANMEAAAALLPSAGGSNNWVVDGTKTKNGKPLMAGDPHRAIDVPNVYYQNQLTCDAFDVIGVSFPGVPAFPHLGHNDRVAWAITHAQADYQDIYIERFNPADAALYRFKDEWIRAETSVERIAVLGEADEVLTVRRTLHGPVIDDGPWPNHGLSLRYTAFEPGHTFETLLPMLRSRTTEELRESQRAWVDPAQNLIIADVTGSIAYHTRGHLPIRPALNGWLPAPGWSGEYEWTGFVPFDEMPRALNPDTHWIATANNKIVGDDYPHYISADIPPGYRYERIAQMLRPLQNATADDFAAMQADRLSLFAQEFLPHLLAAWDGEPTDAGQTAALARLRGWDCRMEPDSVAATIYTATRDAMMRLLIEPLIGVEMSDEMFGNSRGAGSHASRIRTFIPGWIAQNDDRLLDASDPARASWRAVLHTALSRALAKLRTQLGDDMRTWTWGSVHRTGSLHPLSARPEIGARWNPPSADYGGDADTVQAGSYYPALGFTVGGTQCFRQIIDVGDWAQSRWVVPLGASGHPGSPHYADQVPVWAANGHVPMWYGRADVDSNAEARLALKAGA, encoded by the coding sequence ATGACCGACACCCTGCCACAAACCGACGGCGCCATTCATCTGTCCGGCCTGCACGCCGACGTCGAGATCGTGCGCGACCGCTGGGGCATCCCGCACATCCGCGCGCGCTCGACGGCCGATGCCTTTTTCGCGCAGGGCTTCGTGCATGCGCAGGACCGCATGTGGCACATGGAATGGGACCGCCGCCGCGCTTACGGGACGACCGCCGAATTGATCGGCCGCACCGGCGTCGAGAACGACAAATTGTCGCGTCGCCTGCAGATCGAACGCTCGGCCAAGCACGACTGGGCGATCCTCAACGACGAATCGCGCGCCATGGTCGAGGCGTACACGGCGGGCATCAACGCCTTCATCGAGCGCACGCCGGTGCCGTCGGCTGAGTTCGAGGCGCTCGGCGTCGAACCCGCGCCGTGGCGGCCGTGGGACTGCCTGACCATCTTCAAGATCCGGCACGTGCTGATGGGCGTGCTGTTCAACAAGACATGGCGGCTGCGCTTCCTTTTGAAAGCCGGCGCCGACAAGGCGGTCACGCTCTTCCCGGCCTATCGCGACGGTCAACTGCTGATCATCCCGCCCGACGCCGTCTACCACGACAGTGGTGCGGTCAATGCCGTCGCAAACATGGAAGCGGCCGCCGCGCTGCTGCCCTCGGCGGGCGGCAGCAACAACTGGGTGGTGGACGGCACGAAGACGAAGAACGGCAAGCCGCTGATGGCGGGCGACCCGCACCGCGCCATCGACGTGCCCAACGTCTACTACCAGAATCAGCTCACCTGCGACGCCTTCGACGTGATCGGCGTCTCGTTCCCCGGCGTGCCGGCCTTCCCGCACCTCGGCCACAACGACCGCGTCGCCTGGGCGATCACGCACGCGCAGGCCGACTACCAGGATATCTACATCGAGCGCTTCAACCCGGCCGACGCCGCGCTGTACCGCTTCAAGGACGAATGGATCCGCGCCGAGACGAGCGTCGAGCGCATCGCCGTGCTGGGCGAAGCCGATGAGGTGCTCACCGTGCGCCGCACCCTGCACGGCCCGGTCATCGACGACGGGCCGTGGCCCAATCACGGCCTCTCATTGCGCTACACCGCGTTCGAGCCGGGCCACACGTTCGAGACGCTGCTGCCGATGCTGCGCTCGCGCACGACCGAGGAACTGCGTGAGTCGCAGCGCGCGTGGGTCGATCCGGCGCAAAATCTGATCATCGCCGACGTGACGGGCAGCATCGCCTACCACACGCGCGGCCACCTGCCGATCCGCCCCGCGCTCAACGGCTGGCTGCCGGCGCCGGGCTGGAGTGGCGAATACGAGTGGACCGGCTTTGTGCCGTTCGACGAGATGCCGCGCGCGCTCAACCCCGACACGCACTGGATCGCGACCGCCAACAACAAGATCGTCGGCGATGATTACCCGCACTACATCAGCGCGGACATTCCGCCCGGCTACCGCTACGAGCGCATCGCGCAGATGCTGCGGCCCCTGCAGAACGCGACCGCCGACGACTTCGCCGCGATGCAGGCCGACCGCCTGTCGCTGTTCGCGCAGGAGTTCCTGCCGCATCTGCTCGCGGCGTGGGACGGCGAGCCAACCGACGCCGGACAGACCGCCGCGCTGGCGCGACTGCGCGGCTGGGACTGCCGCATGGAGCCGGACAGCGTCGCGGCGACGATCTACACCGCGACCCGCGACGCGATGATGCGCCTGCTGATCGAGCCGCTGATTGGCGTGGAGATGAGCGACGAGATGTTTGGCAACTCGCGCGGCGCGGGCAGCCACGCCAGCCGCATCCGCACTTTCATCCCCGGCTGGATCGCGCAGAACGACGACCGCCTGCTCGACGCGTCCGATCCGGCGCGCGCGTCGTGGCGCGCCGTCCTGCACACGGCGCTGAGCCGCGCCCTCGCAAAATTGCGCACGCAGTTGGGCGACGATATGCGCACATGGACGTGGGGCAGCGTTCACCGCACCGGATCGCTGCACCCGCTCTCCGCGCGGCCGGAGATCGGCGCGCGCTGGAACCCGCCAAGCGCGGACTACGGCGGCGACGCCGACACGGTGCAGGCGGGCAGTTACTACCCCGCGCTCGGTTTCACCGTCGGCGGCACGCAGTGCTTCCGGCAGATCATCGACGTCGGCGATTGGGCGCAGTCGCGCTGGGTCGTGCCGCTCGGCGCATCCGGGCATCCCGGTAGCCCGCATTACGCCGACCAGGTGCCGGTCTGGGCCGCCAACGGCCACGTGCCGATGTGGTACGGCCGCGCCGACGTGGACTCCAACGCCGAAGCGCGGCTGGCGCTCAAAGCCGGTGCGTAG
- a CDS encoding histidine phosphatase family protein, producing MELVLIRHGRVAGHPYNPTDDVPLGDIGRRQAAWTAGRLAGDAPYDWLVSSPLARARQTAEIIGAGLGKPFTLMGDLREVSRREVGRALLVELAHRLGLAARLRDPIIARVDAFLTQTRAAHNGQRVVVVSHGGFIWGTLVHLFPAQRGQFARRRPVANCAITRIALAPDGAHMLALNDVSHLHGEVTA from the coding sequence ATGGAACTGGTACTGATCCGCCACGGCCGCGTCGCCGGGCACCCGTACAATCCAACCGATGACGTGCCGCTTGGCGATATCGGCCGCCGGCAAGCGGCATGGACTGCCGGGCGTCTGGCCGGCGACGCGCCGTACGACTGGCTCGTGTCCAGTCCGCTGGCGCGCGCCCGGCAGACCGCCGAGATCATCGGCGCCGGACTGGGCAAACCGTTCACGCTCATGGGCGATCTGCGCGAGGTCAGCCGGCGTGAAGTCGGGCGGGCGTTGCTCGTCGAACTGGCGCACCGCCTCGGCCTGGCCGCGCGCCTGCGCGACCCGATCATCGCGCGCGTGGATGCCTTCCTGACGCAAACGCGCGCCGCGCACAACGGCCAGCGGGTGGTGGTCGTCTCGCATGGCGGCTTCATCTGGGGCACGCTGGTGCATCTGTTCCCAGCCCAGCGCGGACAGTTCGCACGCCGCCGCCCGGTGGCCAACTGCGCGATCACGCGCATCGCCCTTGCGCCGGACGGCGCACACATGCTGGCGCTGAACGATGTATCGCACCTGCACGGCGAGGTCACCGCGTAA
- a CDS encoding methyltransferase domain-containing protein, protein MKEFYTAYYTTVERSAAHYAFCERVFGRDLCQHGFTDMEQCELLLRVAPLGAGQNVLDLGCGNGMITEYLSDCTGAQFTGLDYIAEAIERAQRRTAAKAGRLSFQVGDINRLDLPRGAYDLVLSIDTIYFSDDYAATVGALNAALRPSGRLAFFYSQGREPWVPREQFDAASILPDNTPLARALSANGLAYRTWNLTAQDYRLAQRRKAVLPELKAQFEAEGAQFIYDNRIGDADGVSQAIEEGLHARYLYLAQEADPL, encoded by the coding sequence ATGAAAGAGTTCTACACCGCCTACTACACCACCGTCGAGCGGAGCGCGGCGCACTATGCGTTCTGCGAGCGCGTCTTTGGCCGCGACCTGTGCCAGCATGGCTTCACCGACATGGAGCAATGCGAGTTGCTGCTGCGCGTGGCGCCGCTCGGCGCGGGGCAGAATGTGCTCGATCTCGGCTGTGGCAACGGCATGATCACGGAGTACCTGTCGGACTGCACCGGCGCGCAGTTCACGGGGCTGGACTACATCGCCGAGGCGATCGAGCGCGCGCAGCGGCGCACCGCCGCGAAAGCCGGCCGGCTGTCGTTTCAGGTGGGCGACATCAACCGGCTCGATCTGCCGCGCGGCGCATACGACCTGGTGCTGTCGATCGACACGATCTACTTCAGCGACGACTATGCGGCGACGGTCGGCGCGCTGAACGCGGCGCTGCGACCAAGCGGCCGGCTGGCGTTCTTCTACTCGCAGGGGCGCGAGCCGTGGGTACCGCGCGAGCAGTTCGACGCGGCGAGCATCCTGCCCGACAACACACCGTTGGCCCGCGCGCTATCCGCAAACGGGCTGGCGTACCGGACGTGGAATCTGACCGCACAGGACTACCGGCTGGCGCAGCGGCGCAAAGCGGTGCTGCCGGAACTCAAGGCGCAGTTCGAGGCCGAGGGCGCACAGTTCATCTACGACAACCGCATCGGCGACGCCGACGGTGTTTCGCAGGCAATCGAGGAGGGGTTGCACGCTCGCTATCTGTATCTGGCGCAAGAAGCCGATCCTTTGTGA
- a CDS encoding 5'-3'-deoxyribonucleotidase yields the protein MIILVDQDDVLADFDAHFAALWRAQYPDEFFLSPEQRTRFYLSEEYPARLKSQVAGIYTRPGFFRDLPPMPGGIEAVQQMVALGHTVRICTAPIEEYEHCVTEKFQWVDQHLGRAFTKNIILTSDKTFVRGDILIDDKPEIRGACTPVWEHVLFDRPYNRSVNGQRRMDWTNWRTVLNL from the coding sequence ATGATCATCCTCGTCGATCAGGACGATGTGCTTGCCGATTTCGACGCGCACTTCGCCGCGCTCTGGCGCGCGCAGTACCCGGACGAGTTCTTCCTGTCGCCGGAGCAGCGCACACGTTTCTACTTGAGCGAGGAGTATCCGGCCCGGCTCAAGTCACAGGTTGCCGGCATCTACACCCGACCCGGCTTCTTCCGCGATCTGCCGCCGATGCCCGGCGGCATCGAAGCCGTACAGCAGATGGTCGCGCTCGGTCACACCGTGCGCATCTGCACCGCGCCGATCGAGGAGTATGAGCATTGCGTGACCGAGAAGTTCCAATGGGTCGATCAGCACCTCGGCCGCGCGTTCACGAAGAATATCATCCTCACGTCCGACAAGACGTTCGTGCGCGGCGACATCCTGATTGACGATAAGCCCGAGATTCGCGGCGCGTGCACGCCGGTCTGGGAGCATGTGCTGTTCGACCGGCCGTACAACCGCAGCGTGAACGGCCAGCGCCGCATGGACTGGACGAACTGGCGAACGGTGCTGAATCTCTGA
- a CDS encoding MBL fold metallo-hydrolase, whose translation MPYYVCVTCGTQYAESSEPPAHCLICEEERQYVGWKGQQWTTLDALRATHRNVIKSEEPNLTGIGSEPAFAIAQRALLVQTPTGNILWDCITLLDDATIEAVKQLGGIAAIAISHPHYYSAMVEWSRAFGDAPIYLHAADRQWVMRPDSRIVFWDGETRALGDGLTLVRCGGHFDGATVLHWAAGAEERGALLTGDVLYVVSDRRYVSFMYSYPNLIPLSAAKVDRVVQSVMPYAFDRIYAAWFDRVVSADAKAAVERSARRYCRAIT comes from the coding sequence ATGCCTTATTACGTCTGTGTCACATGCGGCACGCAGTACGCTGAGTCGAGCGAGCCGCCCGCGCACTGTCTCATCTGCGAGGAGGAGCGGCAGTACGTCGGCTGGAAAGGCCAGCAGTGGACCACGTTGGACGCGTTGCGTGCGACCCATCGTAACGTGATCAAGAGCGAGGAGCCCAATCTTACGGGCATCGGCAGCGAGCCGGCGTTTGCCATCGCGCAGCGCGCGCTGCTCGTACAAACGCCCACAGGCAACATCCTGTGGGACTGCATCACGCTGCTTGACGATGCCACCATCGAGGCGGTGAAGCAATTGGGCGGCATCGCGGCTATCGCCATCTCGCACCCGCACTACTATTCAGCGATGGTCGAATGGAGCCGCGCGTTTGGCGACGCGCCGATCTACTTGCACGCGGCCGATCGCCAGTGGGTGATGCGGCCCGACAGTCGCATCGTGTTCTGGGACGGCGAGACGCGCGCTTTGGGCGACGGGCTGACGTTGGTTCGCTGCGGCGGGCACTTCGATGGCGCCACGGTGCTGCACTGGGCGGCGGGCGCCGAAGAGCGCGGCGCGCTGCTCACGGGTGACGTTCTGTATGTGGTATCCGACCGCCGCTATGTGAGCTTCATGTACAGCTATCCCAATCTCATCCCACTGTCGGCCGCGAAAGTCGATCGAGTTGTGCAGAGCGTCATGCCGTATGCGTTTGACCGCATCTACGCGGCATGGTTTGATCGTGTGGTGTCCGCCGATGCGAAAGCCGCCGTCGAACGCTCTGCCCGGCGCTATTGCAGGGCGATCACGTGA